The proteins below come from a single Aegilops tauschii subsp. strangulata cultivar AL8/78 chromosome 6, Aet v6.0, whole genome shotgun sequence genomic window:
- the LOC109736493 gene encoding uncharacterized protein produces MTASTQRSTVVSAATRQVIPPDLLPSCNLQSSSISLSSLSSAPADVGRVSVSLAMPAAAAMRFGVGADGVLLAHQSHVWTKHDTTSVLNAVTMPARAQTPLPHELLLDAPPPTLRPRRHPWPPPTLPALSPPLPFLSNHQIERRPDPSATVAQGSRASSDAAVPVRQGPARRCFYSAMAMELPPNPRTYGTWKIHQKQKKKFSKLRKSDIEAGDQL; encoded by the exons ATGACGGCGTCAACACAGCGCTCCACAGTTGTGTCAGCTGCTACTCGTCAGGTTATTCCTCCCGATCTCCTCCCTTCTTGTAACCTCCAGTCCTCCTCGATCTcactctcctccctctcctctgCGCCCGCCGACGTAGGCCGCGTCTCCGTGTCCTTGGCCATGCCGGCGGCGGCAGCGATGCGGTTTGGCGTCGGCGCCGACGGAGTTCTCCTTGCCCATCAATCCCATGTCTGGACCAAGCACGACACCACCTCGGTGTTGAATGCCGTGACAATGCCCGCCCGGGCTcaaacccccctcccccacgAGCTCCTCCTCGACGCGCCGCCACCCACGCTCAGACCTCGGCGCCACCCATGGCCTCCGCCCACGCTCCCCGccctctcccctcccctccccttccTATCGAACCACCAGATCGAGCGGCGGCCAGATCCATCCGCCACGGTCGCCCAGGGCTCGCGCGCCTCCTCCGACGCGGCTGTGCCCGTGCGTCAAGGGCCTGCTCGGAGATGCTTCTACTCCGCCATGGCCATGGAGCTTCCTCCCAATCCAAG GACATATGGGACTTGGAAGATACACCAGAAACAGAAGAAAAAGTTCTCAAAATTGCGAAAGAGCGATATAGAGGCTGGTGATCAACTCTAA